TTCGTGGCTCATGTCTTGGAGCTCGTATGTAAGTTATAAGTAAGTGAGTATGTAAGTTATAAGTTATGAGTTATAAGTTGATATCTACTACTCGTAATGATTACATCCTATATCctatattcttcatcttgtaaatgtatatatctaatatatagatagagaAGTAGCGTGTAtctgtatgtgtgtatgtacctatgtatgtatatacttctctttatctttcatattatatctttcGTGAAATTATctcttattatattatctctTGTTAAATTATCTTTCATTAAGTTGTTCCTCATTTCTCATTCCTCATTTCGCTCCGTCGAGCTCCCGGTGATTGCGCTATTTGATATCGAGTTAGCACCTATGAGTACCTATGAGTAAGTACGTAAGTATtcaagtaggtaggtaaatACACAgcaattattttcattttgcAAATTgactctcatcatcatcatcatcatcataatttACTATAATATCTACTTCCAGTAAGCTTTCTCCATCATCGTTACATCAGGTCATGTATTTATTCCACTCAACCTACTCAACCGGTGACCTGTCTCGTTTTTAATTTCTTGCATTTTCTTGCATCTTAATTTCTTCCGTACCTCTCGGGACCCCCTTAAGATCCACCAATTCAAGATTCGAAAATTCGAAGATGTAGATCTATGGAATTCAAAGTACACTTTCAGGAAATGgatatttttttgtttcgaTTCAGAAGAATAAGCAAATTTGTATGTACTCGTGTCTGCAATttgcaaaagaaaagcagGTGAGgtatctcttcatctttccatcaCTCGATCTCTCTgatttcatcattcatttcatctaGTAGCTTCCTCCCttttctccccctctccactTCTCtccttattttatttcaatttgttTTACACAGATGCACAGACTGCTATGTGCATCATCTTCTTACTACACAGTCTTTCAATACTCATCTTCACGCTACCATCCTCCACATCAATGCCATGGCACAGATTTATCTGATAACAGCGCCCTCTTTGTCAATCCCCTCCAAACCCTCCAAAATATCACTTCCACCTAGTAAACCCTCGCCTCCACTAGTAGCCTTCATACTACTTGTCCAAACCTCATGAAATTTAACACTTTCATCACTACTAGCCACAACCAAGCAACCCTCTTGAGCCGTTCTTGTCAAGGCTCTTCCCCCTTCTCTGCTACTATGGCTCTCATTTGGGCCACCTGGATATGGAATGGCAAATAGTGCTCGATGCTCGCCCTCCCACGGAATAGCAGCTACTTGTTTACAATCTGGCCAGCTGAAGACTGCGATTCGATATGGATGCTCGGGTTGCGCATACCCGAATGTGGCTGCAATCTCACGACGAGTAGTGGACCAAATAAGAGAAGTAACTTGAGCTGCGACACTAATGGTAGCTAGACAGGCCCCGGAAGATGTGTGAAAGAAATGTATACATTTATCGTTGCTGCCGCCGCCGGTTGCAATGAGTCCGTCCCTCCAAGGGCAGAATGCAATTGCCTTAACAGCGGCTCCATGAATCCAACGATGTTTCTCTGCCCCTGAAATAATTTCTTTGACACGACTTTGACTCGCTACGCTGTGTATGCGACGCATGCCTGCCGTGGCAAGGAATACTTCTTCTGCTGTGCCGAGTTGACCACGAGAAGGCCGGGTGACTTCGTTTGTGCGAAAGAGACAACAAAGGTTATCGTTACCTCCAGTTGCGAAAGATGAGCCATCTGTGGAAAATGAGAGACCGCAAATTTGTTGGGTGTGAATGGATATCTTGGCAATAAGTGCCATGGAGCCAGACCAGCCGTCGCGAGTTATTTCCCATGCATCAGGCCATTCAACGGCATAATAGTATATATTGCCTTGTTCATCACCGACAATCAGATCTTCCGTCTTCACCATGATACCTGAGGCAAGTGGATTTCGCGAAGGTCTCATTGTTATCGATGGTCTCCAGGTTACGCAAGCTATAGGGCAGGGCTGTTGAACTTCGAATCTTGGCAATAGACTATCATAAAGTGATAATAAACTCAGAGACCCATCAGACCTGCCAAAGGCAAGTATTGATTTGGCTCCTTGTGTGGATGAAAATGCCAGCGATGTCAACCAAGAAGCATTCGAAGTTCCGCCATGGAGTAAATGAACTCCTGCCATTTCAGACCATGCATAAAGCAGTGAGCCCAGACCAACGGCCAGTGTATGACTTGTTCCAGAGTATGCGAGAACTGAGCAATAAAAGTCGTCTCGTAAATTTGGTGCATCGAGAACTGTGCTGAAAATCAGAAAGAATTCCACAACTGTGAAGGTAAAACTTATTTGAAAGGTGCGACAGGAAGACTGCGAGGTTCCTGTGGCAATGGTTGCTCTGTATGATCATCAGAATCTCTATCTGCGCATACAAAAACCATATAGAAAGCAGGAAACCGATTTACGAACTTTGTTCTGGTCCACCAAGAACCCACTCTGTTCCATTCCATGTAGTCTTGGTGTCAAAAATATGTCTCTTGAACTTGGAATCGAACGGAGTAGCGGGTGGTGTGGCTAATGGGTctcgaaattcaaaaacgCGTTGTGTGCGGTCAATATCTAATGCTTGCGCCAACCTGTCTTCATGCTTCTCAAAGTCTTCTTGTGCTTTTGGACGTGAAGCCGAGAAGGATGTTGTATATAATGGTGCATTAGTCCCACTGCCTAACATGCCACCACGCCCATCTGAGATGCCAGCGCTCACAGGAGCCACTCCTCCGACGGCCCATACGGTTCCTACACTGACCTGTGATGATTAGTACCGCAAAGAAAAGATGTTTGCTTCTTGATTTTTCATCCTTCACAGCTGTTTGCTAGATATGCGGAAAGAAATCATTGGAAACATGAACATCAAACTTGCACGCACCTGCCTCTCCCCATTGGGTATTGTCGGGGCACTTCTCTGAAAAATAAGGGCAGTAGCACCTATAAAACGATCAGAATAGAGATCGATTGTTACCCTTCACTCACGCCATACCTCTGCCACGATTTGCAGAAACAATTCTTCTTGAATCAGGTCGAGAAGCTAGGGGGATTGGTGATGTAGCACGTCGGCGTGGGTTGAAAGCATCAAGGCTTGCACTGCTATGTCTCATTAGTCTTTCATAAGGCGAAAGACTCCCAGGATCTTTATTGGCACGAAAGCTTTGTGCCGCTGAATCGGATCTTTTCAGAACAGGAAGAAATCGATCGGGAGAGTGCAAGGAGCTAGCGGACTTTCTAGTCGGGGTCGAGTCAACTGATGTTCGAGCCCTGAGCGCATTCGAAAGAGTTGGTCTTGATTTGGTACTAGGTCGAGGTAGTGTCGAAGAAGATAACTCATTCGGAGTTTTGGGGCTATCTGATGGCCCATCAAGCCTAAGACTATTTGGGGCAATAGTTGACAGGTTGTGACCTATAGTATTTCCATTGATCACATTTTTGATTCGCATGGATAGACtcgttttccattcttttccattttcatctcgaTACTGTTGCAGGAAAGGGTCATGGTCCGAAACAGTATCTGCAATCACATAAGACATTGGCTCGCAATGCATCCCAGGGTAGACACGGCGCTTACCACTTAATATACTTGACCTTCGTCTGGGAGATGAACTGTCATAACCTGAGTCGTCCGGAGAATAGAGAATCTTTGGAGAGCTATTGATCCACCACCCttcattataaaaagaagACATAGCAATGCTATGAAGAGTGACAACCGAGGAGGCCAATGATAAGACACAAATGAACAGCGGCTTATCGACACTCCCTCGTGAAATGGAACAATGGAGAGTAAATAGAAATATCGAACCTCACGCTGATTTCCTGAAAGAAAAGGGAGGAATAGGGAGGTCCGTAAGTCCAGCAGGAAACCCCTCGAAGCTATCCTACAGCTTCTTCCTGTCGATGGCTAAAGAATGTCGACCGGAGAAGGGCACCGGCGGAGCCTATGGAGAGACAATAGCACAAATAAAACGACACCAAGAAACACTCAAATCATGCATTACCGACAATGTACTGCTGTACTGCTGAAGTTAGCAATACTGTAAAAATGGTGGCAATCCTTCTGGTCCTGTCGGTGGACACatgaagagaggagaaggaggagaatataaaagaagagatggGACGAGAGACATCGACTGATGTTATCGGAAGCAAGTACTAACAACTTGAACCGATATTGTACCGACATATGGTCGATCCGGAGCTTACATGACAAAGCTCCGGCCCCGCTTTCCGTATTCGTGAGTCGCGTTTTCCAAGAGCTACCTACTTGTCTCATCTCACAAGGCTGAACTGCCAGCCACCCCGCCAACTATCATTCAGCCAACTTATCGCCTCCagtaatataaaaagagGTTCTCAAGATGGCAAGCGTATGTCTCTTAAGACTTCGTGGTAACTTGAGACTGATTACATTTATAGCATGGAATGCCACGAATTGCGACGACTGaacaaaaatcaatcacGGCGCAGCTGAAGGAACaaaaggatattgaagaatacaAAGCTTTGGTAGAACTAATTCAGCTCAAAGTACGTTCATACTCGGTTGCATGATGGCATTGCTGATGTTTAGAAAGGTTGCAGAGCGCCAATACACCCGTGAGGTACTCGACCTAACTTCCAAACTACTGTCGAAGAATCCCGAATACTATACGATATGGAACATCCGCAGGCGTTTGCTAATTCATGGATTATTCTCGAAATCATCGGAGTCATCATTGGAATCGGATACCCAATTGCCTTCTTCTGGGCCATCCGAGAACTCGACGTCTGGCGTaatctcatcctcctctACCTCTGCGTCTTCCGAGGACTCGACCAAGATCCGGGCAGACCCGCACCTCCTGAATCCTTGGAAGAATTCTACGATACTTGATTTGATACAGGCAGActtagattttatatttccaTTGATGTTGGGCTGGCCAAAATGCTATTGGATATGGAACTATCGATTGTGGTTATTAAAAGAAGCAAATGACAGATTGGCCGCCGATGTCGCGAGAGGATTGTGGCAGCGCGAACTTGTCTTAGTGGGGAAGATGTTGACAAGAGATAGTCGAAATTTCCATGGCTGGGGATACCGACGCACCGTTGTTTCACAATTAGAAGATCCCAAATTGGATGGCTCAAGCATGGTCGAATCGGAATTTGCATACACTACAAGAATGATCAATGCGGAGTTGAAAAACTTCTCGGCCTGGCATAACCGAAGCAAACTAATACCAAGACTGCTCGACGAGCGGCAAGCGACCGCGACTGAGAGGCGACAGTTCTTAGATGATGGTACACTTGACTCCGGTATATTGCGTTACAACTTATGCTAACATTTCTTCAGAGTTTGATCTTATTACTAAAGCTATGTGGAATGATGCGTATCCGTATGATCAGTCTGTATGGTTttatcatcaatttcttatGTCAACTCTCACCGAGTCCGTTGGCCATGCAACCATAACTCCAAACTTCTCTCGAGAAGATcgtattgaatatattaagcagcaaattatcaatttgaGGGATTTTCTCGACGGAGGTGAGGATTGTAAATGGGTTTTTGATGCTTTGTTTGAGTATACACTTGCTGTAtgtgaaatggaaatgcgCCTGCCTGAACACGATGAAGTACAAGATTGTAAAGACTGGCTTTCAGAATTGAGGAAGCTCGATCCTATGAGAGCTGGTAGGTGGGATGGTCTCGAGCTCATTTTACGGAAGTCGAACGAGTAAATCATATCGGGCACTCTTTCGGGGAAGATTTTGTTTTGGCAATCATGAAGAAGTCAGATTCAAATCGTGTTTGACGACACAATGATTGGTTTTCATTCACATCTTCAAACTTTCGATGCATAGGAGAATCGGAATGATACGTCCAAAGAAATATCCCATACACAAAGTTCAAAAAGACATGCCTCTCTACTAAACATCTACTCATGAAGACTTTTCAAACACGGTGTCTGGTCCCACGAGCGTTTCTCATACCTCTTTACGAGCGTAGCCTCTCAAATCGAAAAACAAAACCGAACGCTTGCCCTTTTTTCCATAAGACTTAAATTTACGACACCTCAAACTAAATATACCTCATCATTGTTCCTCTATGAAGACATCGTCCATTTCTTCGTTTCTGGAGAAAGTTCACTACCCAACTGAGCATCATCCAAATGCTAACACTCAAGGGTAAGATACACAACACCAACTCCACAGGATTAAAATCTATCCAATATCCATAGGCTTGAACTACCAAAAGCCACGCGGAGCAGAAATAGGCGGGCCCATATGACATCCATAGAATTATTGTAAGAGCAAAGACGTCTGTAGCGAGAATGAAGCTGTAGAATGTGATGACGTCATGGGAAGACTTGAATTGCGGGTCTAAGGAGCCTAGAATGGGAGTGGTGATCTGCAATTGTTAGGGTCGCTCTTTGCTGGGGGTTTGGGAAAGACTTACTCTGGACATAGTGGAGCTGGGAGTCACTAGATTTCTGCTATAATTTAGGCAGATAAAGGTTGCGCCCATGAGAAGCGAAGAACTGATGTTTATGAGTGCGAGAGTcgggagaaagagagaagggcACGATGAGCGACGGGACATAATGGCCAAAACCGAAATGTGGCAATCATGTATTCTGGGTTCCatgttgtgattgattgagttGATATCGGTTGATACAAGCTTGGATATTGAAGCCCATTTCTCGCCGAAGAAGGATGCATTTGGGAGTAAACATTGACAAAAGTGGAAGCTACCATTTTGGTGGAATGGCTTCTCACTGTCCATCTTCAGTATATGTTCTGTTTTCCCCATGGGCAATAATCTTAATCTGCCACTACTGTAAAGTCAACAACACTATTAGCACCAATGATGGTTAGCCTCACAGAATACTGCTTGTTGCAGTTTGGATGATATCGCTTGTAAATATAGTTACTTTCTGTATTTCCACTGATATTTCGATATCGATGTTTTACGCTGGAGTGTAGTGCtgatatatgaatgaatcgATAAGACTTCAAGACTCCAAGTTGTACGAGATCGATAGTTTTTGTGTACGTGTTGAACCAGTGCCCCACGCGAAGGCGTTGTATTCgaacaaattcaaacttgCACAACATGTAGTATACAGTGAGACTTAAAAGAAGCCTTACCAGCCACCAAGCACCGAAAACAGGAATCTTTCGAGGGACTGGGCAACGAACATGGTTGGTAGTTTATGGTGGGTGATCAGCCAACGCTCTGGCATGAAACACATAGACTATCAATTCGACCCGAGCCGTGGCGAGAAATGTGATACTTCAAAAGAGACCTTGCAAAATGTTCTGCTCGAGTCATTTTGAGTTATGAAGTTCGGAAATAATTGGAAGGGGTGGCAACCCCGACTTTGAGATGTGGAAGTACATCACCCTCAGGCAAAATGTCAATGGAGCTTTTTCTTCGTGTATCGATTGGGTATGGTTTTATAAGTGAGTGTTTTAAAAAATTCGGGATGACACACATATATTCAAACTACATCCATACACTTCTAAGAATTCCAACGTTTTACTATAAGGCTGCTCAAATTGCTTAGCGAGAAGGAATTTGAAGATCCACGATTATGTGTGCAATCTCTTCTCACAGGCTCAATATCTATTCAACACACTTTAACACATGCCATCTAACCATGCCTGGCTAAACGACCTCATTGAAAAGCCTAAACATAGCCTTGTGCATTGTTGCATATGCATATTTGATTCAAAGTGTGCCATGTAAGCTTCCGTGTGCTTCGCCCTAATACACCGAGGGCAGCTTCCAGCCTGATCTTTAGCCTTCTCATACACATAATTTATCATGCAGCGAACCATGATAACTTGGCTTTGTGGtatcataaatcaaaagtatttcaaaacaagatttTTGATTAGATGCCGGCTTTTAGGCGTTGGATTTTCACGTCACTTCTGCAAGATAAATGATGGCTACCACGCTGTTACTGTTGCACAATTGAAAGCATGATTTCGATTCAAAGCTTATTTGAGACCtatgaaataaaaagaaagaatagaaagagaTGCTAAAGCTCTTTCGTTTCCGAACCGCTGTGCTTTGTGATGTGTAGCTTGAAAGTTACAGGACGATTAAGCTGTTGTCCTCTAGCACCATAGAATTGCACAATAAAGAAAAGTTCTCTGAACAAAAATGTctagaattgaaaaaaaagagCAAGGAAAGTAAAACTTCTGGTACATGTCGTCGAAGCGACAAAGATGTTATGTTGTAGTAAGGTCAATCCAGGACAAACAGGTAGATGACTAAGCCGGTGGTTTTGAGAGTCCCATCAGCCATGCTTTCCTCCCACTGAAACTTTCTAGAAATACTGTCTGAATATCCTCCGCTGCCTGCAATTTTGTTTCGAAACTCCCAGATTGCCATGTCAGTACTCAATTTGCCTAGTGAGTTTATGATGCTCGTGTGAATCTAAATTGCCGTAGACTGAaaacaattttgaaagtcgatgagaggagagagttGCCGTGGTGGATCCAAGATGAAACAATTTGCCGGCCTAGGACGGAAATAACGAGGTATTACCACTCgttttgagagagaggaggggacTATGGCGATTGAGAATCAATAACAAATGGCACACTGTCGAACTAGGTATGATGTGTCATGGAAAGTttggaatgaattgatgaatcttCTTGGAGTTGAATGGTATTGGATGAGAATCTAATCTTCTGCCGGAGTTCTGGAACTAATTACGCCATGATGATCAACAAGATATGCTTCTGGAACCAAGCGTGCTTGGCAAGATACCAAATGGGTAAAATGTCGATGAGACTATCATATATGGTCCAGACACCTGATCAGTTGATTCTTTCCGTGCTCATAACTACAGAGTGTAATCGGAGCCGCGGTATTCATGATAAAATATGTGTCCATCTATCTTGAATGCAAACGACTTGATTTCTCCAAGGTTAAAGTTgcttggaattggaggagaGCCAATGATGCCAAAAGATGGATATCCATGTGGAAAAGGATCTTCAACAGTAACAATATTGAATACAAGAGTATCATTTCTAGGATTGAAGTAGACAGGCTGTGGAGATCCTGGTCGCAAGGTATCATAAGCTTCCAAGGCCTTTTCGCGATATGGCTGACTCCCAATAGCGCAGGTGTGTGGCCTTGAAAATTTCCTCGTGGTGTTATCTCGACGAGACGAGGAACTTCTCGGGTGGCGATGTTCCAAGTCTTTGCTTTCAATTCGAAGGGCAAAGATCCGAAAAGCTCAAAAGATTCTGACTGCGTTGTATTTGCAACCTGTGTTGTGAGTGCAATACCTGTTTGGGTTCTTTGACTGTTTTGTCGGATACTGGGTGTGCCGGTAGCCCTGTGAGCATTTGATCCCTACATTAAATAGTTAGCAAGCTCGTcgaaaaaatcaatcttcGTTTATAACGAGATATAACCTACAGAGTTTTGACGGGTATCACTCATGATGTATTGTTTCTCTTAGATAGTGGTCTCTCAAGAAAAGATCTGGACTGAGCACAGTTGATCTGATACAGTAAGACAAAATAGGTGTTGCTAGGATGGAAGGCAGAGAAAGACTTGGTCGCAAGTGTATGATTTCTGTTGAACTTGATAGCTTGTTCCGTATTAACAAAAGTTGGAGGTGTGGAAGattgttcttcttgattaagaaattgatttttggagaagaaagaggatgcGGAGAATGGTGTGCGAGGGCTGAGCGAATTTAAGTCAAATTACGCTAGTACTCATTCGTCCATCAGTGGAAAGCtttaatgaagaagatttgattcattaattaaatctctaGAAGTACATCCATCTTGGATTTAAAATTGATTGCTGTTTGGAGTAGTTCAGTTTGGATATGTTTCCTACCCCTCCGAAGcgagaaatcaataaaaagaCCAGTGAATATCCTCAACTTCAAGAGTCAATAATTGTTCCATAATACAACAACTTGAGCTTACAATTGCTAATTGATGATACAAATCGTCAGATGCCAGATGTCTCTCTTTGTGAAATATCATGGATTTGACTCAAAAGCTTTGTTAACAGGGAAAAGGGTACTCCGTATTCTTTCGGCTGTAACATAAATACGCAAGTGTACAATTTTTAGGCTCTAACCAAGTCTTGATCATTTTGActtgaattgaagatgtCACCGTGGTCAGGTCTGTTGTTAGCATATTTTGTCAAGTGAACTTACCAGAAGATTCTTAGATGCCCTCGAATCTTACACAGCGGGTTATATTCTCACAAAATCACTTGCCAGTTGTCTCTCCAAGCCTCAAAAAGGCGTTCTTACAAGCTATGGATGGGAAgattaaaagatttgataagTGCTCCTGCAATGCGCTCAGATCAACGCACTTAAAATCTGATTTGCAAAGTCTTCAAGGAATTCACGATTTATCCACGCGAATGAGCGAAAATAGTACTACAACGACATAAGAATTCATGAACGGAATTAGAAACGGgctatcatatcattccTGGTATGAAAAATGATATAGATTCGTATGGCTACAACGCATAGAAAGATATAGAGTTCTCACTACTTCGAAGTTATAACTCTGTCAAATTTTGTGTATGGATACCACAACTTCGCAGAAACCTCAGATCCCGATGCGCAGAACCTTCAACGATATACACATGATCACGTGGAGACCTGTTGGAAACAAAAAGGAGAATCATGGATGGACTAGGCGGGAGCCTAAAATCGTGAGCCTCGGGTATCGCGTGCTGTGTCAAATTGTAGCATCCCGAAATACTCGAATACCTTGCTGCGCGATTCATTGCTATGCTTGATGCTAAAAATGAATACAACAAGATCGCCCTCCAAAGCCGCGGATACCCACATGAAGCTCATTTACCAGAAATCCAATCGAAGCGATCGACGAGTAACAGAATTATTCACATAACATCAAGAAGCTGTGCCAAGATCGCTAGTCACACAAAGAAGTGATCAATCTCAAGGAGCCCAGCGAGTGCAGATGGAATAATACTTCGCGAAAACTCACGGTTGATTATAATCAGAGCCCTGGGAAGAAAGAGGACATGCAGAATGAATTTTGCAATGAATAACGAAAGCTCCAAGAGACCGCAAGCTTTGGATAGCTGTGAAGTCTTCACGATAGCTTAATGCCGCCGAATCAATCTTGTCAGTGACCTATGAGAACAACGATATTTTCTCGCAGACGAAACACTGTATTAAATAGAGGCACCCATTTGAACGATTATTTAGAGAAGAATGACACTCATTCTTAAGGGAGATCCTTCAAGAATTCATTGACGTTTACTCCGACACTACTTCCCATTCCCCATTTGAGCCCGACTCACAAAATATGGGTCTGGCATGCAATTCCCAGTCATACATAATCTACCCCCCCTGTCCAGCATTGACTTGCTAAATAtaccttttattttttctgCCGCTAATGCATGCGAATTCCTAGTTTTTCTGCTGGCACCATTCCGCCAATGGACCGATAAACTCCTGGCCAACGCACCAAGCTACAGCTGAGTAGACTGTATATGATTGGTCAGACCAGAATGTTACAGAATGACAATGGATTATCGAGTATATGGAATTTATACATTCCTCCGAGAAAGAGTTCAGCTCTACCAATACATTGCGTAGCCATACTTCCATGGCCGAGAGATCTAGAGCTTAGCAACTATAAAGTACTCAATCTGCGCAGAATTCTACTACCAAGATCCCCGCCACAACACAAGCCTAGATTCTCGGAGACATGCAGTAATAGCCGACCAATAAGTCTCCTATCCTAGGATTGCAACAATAGATATTTCACTACAATATCATCGCCATTCATCGTCGTAGCTTTCTTTCCTTGGGACTCTCAATTTTTCTTGAATCGAAGTACAACTGTTAAACGTGCCCGTCATTAAATTGAAGAATACTCCAAATACTCAAAAAAGAACATGTACCTCAAAGGCGGCTGAAAAGGTGAATGCatgaaattagaaataaagaaGATTAAGCCAAGAAAGATTGATGTGAAGGCTGGAGACCTTGCCTCTGTTGCTCACGATGTACTAATAGCCTGAAACAGATTCAAAATTTTCCACGGATTCAACGCAACAATGCCGAAGTTCAACATGGGCGGGAAACCCTTCTCCAGACTACAGCGCAGTTAGCTTTCTGAAGACTTCAGCTAATCTCTGGCTAGGAGACGTAATACTACTGTGAAAAATTGCATCACGCAAGAAATTCTTCAGAAAATAACGATGTTGTGTTCGCGGCTGCTGATactatataaaaatatcacTAGGCCATGTGGAGTTACTGATAAGCCCTGCATCACCACATCCCTGGGGATATGAGAGACCACCTAGAGCTAGATCAGGCTCTTTCTTAGTGACAAAAATATAGCTCTCATAAATCTGAGTCATGATATAAAAGGATGGTTTTACCTTTATTCCTCAAGGTCTTCAACCAACCGCCGTAGAAGCTCTACAAATTCCCCAGTCAACAAGTGTGACGCGAGAACTGTCTTTTTATCTCCTTGACCCACAACTCATAGAGGGGCCTAAGATATACTCAAGCAATTTTCTTTGTATTCCATCAATTCCTTGACTTCAACAATATTCTGAAGTATCAATTATCAACAGAGAGTCTCAGAAGTCGTAGCACTCGTCAGTTTTTCAGCGAAAGCTGTAACAGGAACAGCACTGCTGGGCCCGTATTTATTAGTATCCGTGGTTACCTTTGGAGCTTTAACAGTGTTGATAAATGCATTCAAGTCGAAAGAATTTGTTCACCATAGCACGAGAAAGACGTTTAACCACAAGTTCAAAGCATTTAGTAGATAAGATGTCTATCTATGTCAAGAAAAAACGAAATTGAATTGTCTAGCACTTCACTAATCTTTGGTATGTgataaaaaatgaattatgatACATAGATAACCTCGAAGTTTAGCCCA
Above is a genomic segment from Botrytis cinerea B05.10 chromosome 4, complete sequence containing:
- the Bcama1 gene encoding Bcama1, which codes for MSSFYNEGWWINSSPKILYSPDDSGYDSSSPRRRSSILSDTVSDHDPFLQQYRDENGKEWKTSLSMRIKNVINGNTIGHNLSTIAPNSLRLDGPSDSPKTPNELSSSTLPRPSTKSRPTLSNALRARTSVDSTPTRKSASSLHSPDRFLPVLKRSDSAAQSFRANKDPGSLSPYERLMRHSSASLDAFNPRRRATSPIPLASRPDSRRIVSANRGRGATALIFQRSAPTIPNGERQVSVGTVWAVGGVAPVSAGISDGRGGMLGSGTNAPLYTTSFSASRPKAQEDFEKHEDRLAQALDIDRTQRVFEFRDPLATPPATPFDSKFKRHIFDTKTTWNGTEWVLGGPEQKQPLPQEPRSLPVAPFKVLDAPNLRDDFYCSVLAYSGTSHTLAVGLGSLLYAWSEMAGVHLLHGGTSNASWLTSLAFSSTQGAKSILAFGRSDGSLSLLSLYDSLLPRFEVQQPCPIACVTWRPSITMRPSRNPLASGIMVKTEDLIVGDEQGNIYYYAVEWPDAWEITRDGWSGSMALIAKISIHTQQICGLSFSTDGSSFATGGNDNLCCLFRTNEVTRPSRGQLGTAEEVFLATAGMRRIHSVASQSRVKEIISGAEKHRWIHGAAVKAIAFCPWRDGLIATGGGSNDKCIHFFHTSSGACLATISVAAQVTSLIWSTTRREIAATFGYAQPEHPYRIAVFSWPDCKQVAAIPWEGEHRALFAIPYPGGPNESHSSREGGRALTRTAQEGCLVVASSDESVKFHEVWTSSMKATSGGEGLLGGSDILEGLEGIDKEGAVIR
- the Bcbet4 gene encoding Bcbet4, translating into MASHGMPRIATTEQKSITAQLKEQKDIEEYKALVELIQLKVAERQYTREVLDLTSKLLSKNPEYYTIWNIRRRLLIHGLFSKSSESSLESDTQLPSSGPSENSTSGVISSSSTSASSEDSTKIRADPHLLNPWKNSTILDLIQADLDFIFPLMLGWPKCYWIWNYRLWLLKEANDRLAADVARGLWQRELVLVGKMLTRDSRNFHGWGYRRTVVSQLEDPKLDGSSMVESEFAYTTRMINAELKNFSAWHNRSKLIPRLLDERQATATERRQFLDDEFDLITKAMWNDAYPYDQSVWFYHQFLMSTLTESVGHATITPNFSREDRIEYIKQQIINLRDFLDGGEDCKWVFDALFEYTLAVCEMEMRLPEHDEVQDCKDWLSELRKLDPMRAGRWDGLELILRKSNE